Proteins co-encoded in one Ruegeria sp. YS9 genomic window:
- a CDS encoding ABC transporter permease encodes MNRNLILGALLSSLVVLAALVSFIWTPYDHAALDIPNKLQPPNGQHWFGTDHFGRDIFSMIMVGARTSIAVALVAVGIGMALGVPLGLTAAARKGSWLDEVIMRGNDLVFAFPSLVIAILITAVYGAGAINAIVAIGIFNIPVFARITRGAALSLWEREFILAARVSGKGVARISAEHILPNVANLLIVQGTIQFSLGILAEAGLSYVGLGAQPPTPSWGRMLADAQTMVSFAPHLALIPGLAIIVTVLGLNLLGDGMRDWLDPRIRVARV; translated from the coding sequence ATGAACCGGAACCTGATCCTTGGGGCCTTGTTGTCGTCGCTGGTGGTTCTGGCCGCGTTGGTCTCGTTCATCTGGACCCCTTACGACCATGCCGCGCTGGACATTCCCAATAAATTGCAGCCACCAAACGGGCAGCATTGGTTTGGAACCGATCATTTCGGCCGCGACATATTCTCGATGATCATGGTCGGTGCACGCACGTCGATTGCGGTGGCATTGGTGGCCGTCGGCATCGGCATGGCACTTGGCGTTCCTCTTGGCCTGACGGCGGCCGCGCGCAAAGGATCCTGGCTGGATGAGGTCATCATGCGTGGCAACGATCTGGTCTTCGCTTTCCCCTCGCTGGTGATCGCCATCCTGATCACGGCCGTCTATGGCGCCGGAGCAATCAACGCCATTGTTGCGATCGGCATTTTCAACATCCCCGTCTTTGCCCGTATCACCCGCGGGGCTGCTTTGTCGCTTTGGGAGAGAGAGTTCATCCTCGCCGCCCGTGTGTCGGGCAAAGGGGTGGCGCGGATATCGGCTGAACATATTCTGCCCAACGTGGCCAACCTGCTGATCGTGCAGGGCACCATCCAGTTCAGCCTTGGCATTCTGGCCGAAGCGGGCCTGTCTTATGTTGGTCTGGGCGCTCAACCTCCGACGCCCAGCTGGGGCCGGATGCTGGCAGACGCGCAGACGATGGTCAGTTTTGCCCCGCATTTGGCTCTGATTCCGGGTCTGGCGATCATCGTCACGGTGCTGGGTCTGAACCTGTTGGGCGACGGAATGCGGGACTGGCTGGATCCCCGGATCAGGGTGGCGCGGGTATGA
- a CDS encoding ABC transporter permease, whose product MLRYVLKRLISLLVSLAVASVVIFAVIEVAPGDPASFMLGVNAQEDTLAALRAELGLDASRIQRYFNWVGGMLEGDFGTSYTYRTPVSQMIADRLWVSLPLALYALTLSTLIAFPAGIYAAARRGKPGDLAVMGATQLGIAVPNFWFAMMLVLIFAINLRWFNAGGFAGWNDGLWAGLHSLTLPAVALALPQAAILARVMRSALLDILGEDFMRTARAKGLSRRQALWRHGVRNALIPVLTIIGLQFSFLLAGSIIIEQVFYLPGLGRLVFQAISARDLIVVESVVMLLVFAVITVNFLVDLAYAAVDPRLRSRT is encoded by the coding sequence ATGCTCCGCTACGTCCTCAAACGACTGATTTCCTTGCTTGTCAGCCTGGCCGTCGCCTCGGTGGTCATCTTCGCCGTGATCGAGGTTGCCCCGGGTGATCCGGCGTCGTTCATGCTGGGCGTCAACGCGCAGGAGGACACGCTGGCCGCGTTGCGGGCCGAGCTGGGCCTGGATGCGTCCAGGATACAGCGGTACTTCAATTGGGTGGGCGGCATGCTGGAGGGCGATTTCGGCACCTCGTACACCTACCGCACGCCAGTGTCGCAGATGATCGCGGACCGGTTGTGGGTGTCGTTGCCCCTGGCGCTTTACGCGCTGACACTGTCCACATTGATCGCCTTTCCCGCCGGAATCTATGCCGCTGCGCGTCGGGGCAAGCCGGGGGACCTTGCAGTGATGGGGGCGACGCAGCTTGGGATTGCTGTGCCCAATTTCTGGTTTGCAATGATGCTTGTGCTGATCTTCGCCATCAACCTGCGCTGGTTCAATGCGGGCGGGTTTGCCGGTTGGAACGACGGTCTGTGGGCCGGCCTGCATTCCCTGACCCTGCCTGCCGTGGCTCTTGCCTTGCCACAGGCGGCGATTCTGGCGCGCGTCATGCGGTCGGCCTTGCTGGACATTCTGGGTGAGGATTTCATGCGCACGGCTCGGGCCAAGGGCCTGTCCCGTCGTCAGGCCCTGTGGCGGCATGGTGTGCGAAATGCACTGATCCCGGTGCTGACCATCATCGGCTTGCAGTTTTCCTTTCTGCTGGCGGGGTCGATCATCATCGAACAGGTGTTCTATCTGCCGGGCCTCGGGCGGCTGGTGTTTCAGGCCATTTCTGCCCGAGACCTCATCGTCGTGGAATCGGTCGTGATGCTGCTGGTCTTTGCCGTTATAACGGTCAATTTCCTTGTCGATCTTGCTTATGCGGCCGTGGACCCACGACTGAGGAGCAGGACATGA
- a CDS encoding ABC transporter substrate-binding protein translates to MTKFLFRTFASTLAVGASLLATQALAKSDITIAMQLEPPHLDPTSAAAQAIDSVVYTNIFEGLTRFMGDGSVVPGLAESWEISEDGTVYTFKLHDGVIFHDGTTMDAEDVKFSLDRATAEDSANAQKALFAGIETVEVVDPLTVKVTLSEPNGNFLFNLAWGDAVIVAPESIENIKTNPVGTGAYTFGNWVQGDSITLNRNPDYWGDQPALETATFKFISDPTAAFAAMMAEDVDVFDNFPAPENLPQFEADPRFQVLVGSTEGETILSTNNKQPPFDSILVRQALAHAIDRQAIIDGAMFGYGTPIGTHFAPHHPAYVDLTGNSAYDPEKARALLAEAGFENGFETTLHLPPPSYARRGGEIIAAQLAEVGITAEIINVEWAQWLETVFKGKEFGLTIVSHTEPMDIGIYARPDYYFQYDSTDFQALMDMLNTTTDPEERTRLLGEAQRLIASDYVNGYLFQLAKLGVAKVGVQGLWKNAPTAAIDLTQISWSE, encoded by the coding sequence ATGACGAAATTCCTGTTCCGGACATTTGCATCGACCCTGGCCGTAGGGGCCAGCCTGCTTGCCACGCAGGCTTTGGCCAAGTCGGACATCACCATAGCGATGCAGCTTGAGCCTCCGCATCTGGATCCGACAAGCGCGGCGGCGCAAGCCATCGACTCGGTGGTTTACACCAATATCTTCGAAGGTCTGACACGTTTCATGGGCGATGGTTCGGTCGTACCCGGCTTGGCGGAAAGCTGGGAGATTTCCGAAGACGGGACGGTCTATACCTTCAAACTGCACGACGGGGTGATCTTCCATGATGGCACCACCATGGACGCCGAGGATGTCAAATTCAGCCTTGACCGCGCAACCGCGGAAGACAGCGCCAACGCGCAAAAGGCCCTGTTTGCCGGTATCGAAACCGTCGAGGTCGTTGATCCGCTTACGGTCAAAGTCACCCTGTCAGAGCCAAACGGAAATTTCCTGTTCAACCTGGCTTGGGGGGACGCAGTCATCGTCGCGCCCGAGAGCATTGAAAACATCAAGACCAATCCAGTTGGCACTGGCGCCTATACCTTTGGCAACTGGGTGCAGGGTGACAGCATCACACTGAACCGCAATCCCGATTATTGGGGTGATCAGCCTGCATTAGAGACTGCAACATTCAAGTTCATCTCGGACCCGACTGCCGCTTTTGCCGCCATGATGGCCGAGGATGTCGACGTATTTGACAACTTCCCCGCGCCGGAAAACCTGCCTCAGTTCGAGGCCGATCCACGCTTTCAGGTTTTGGTCGGCTCGACCGAAGGCGAAACGATCCTGTCCACCAACAACAAACAACCTCCGTTTGACAGTATTCTGGTCCGGCAGGCACTGGCCCATGCCATCGACCGGCAGGCCATCATCGACGGCGCGATGTTCGGCTATGGCACCCCGATCGGAACCCATTTTGCGCCGCATCATCCGGCGTATGTCGATCTGACGGGCAATTCGGCTTACGACCCTGAAAAAGCAAGGGCGTTGCTGGCAGAGGCAGGATTCGAAAACGGGTTTGAGACCACGTTGCATCTGCCGCCGCCGTCTTATGCCCGCCGCGGGGGCGAAATCATAGCGGCGCAGCTGGCCGAGGTCGGCATCACGGCCGAGATCATCAATGTGGAATGGGCGCAATGGTTGGAAACGGTGTTCAAGGGCAAGGAGTTCGGCCTGACCATTGTCAGCCACACGGAGCCGATGGATATCGGCATTTATGCGCGACCTGATTATTACTTCCAGTATGACAGCACGGATTTTCAGGCGCTGATGGACATGCTGAACACCACCACCGACCCCGAAGAACGCACCCGTTTGCTGGGTGAGGCGCAGCGCCTGATCGCAAGCGACTATGTCAATGGGTACCTGTTCCAGTTGGCCAAGCTGGGCGTTGCGAAAGTCGGAGTTCAGGGCCTTTGGAAGAACGCGCCCACCGCCGCAATCGATCTGACTCAGATCAGCTGGTCCGAGTAA
- the panB gene encoding 3-methyl-2-oxobutanoate hydroxymethyltransferase, whose translation MSATARKKAPNAEDIRARKGGEPLVSLTAYTTPMARLMDAHCDFVLVGDSVGMVLHGLDSTLGVTMEMMILHGQAVSRGLDRAMMVIDMPFGSYEESPAQAFRNAARLMADTRAGAVKLEGGVEMAETIRFLVKRGIPVMAHIGLTPQSINTLGGYKVQGRDEQAEAVMADARAVTEAGAFSVVLEKVPQGLANQITEEIAIPTIGIGASAGCDGQILVVDDMVGFFTAFKPKFVKRYAELGPLAEAAIAEYAAEVRARTFPADEHVFADQAPARGQKT comes from the coding sequence ATGAGCGCCACCGCCCGCAAGAAAGCCCCGAACGCCGAGGATATTCGCGCCCGAAAAGGTGGCGAACCTCTGGTCTCTTTGACCGCCTATACCACGCCAATGGCGCGCCTGATGGACGCGCATTGCGATTTCGTGCTGGTCGGAGACAGCGTCGGCATGGTTCTGCACGGGCTGGACTCTACGCTGGGGGTCACGATGGAAATGATGATCCTGCACGGTCAAGCCGTGTCTCGCGGCCTGGACAGGGCGATGATGGTCATCGACATGCCTTTCGGAAGCTATGAGGAGAGCCCGGCACAAGCCTTTCGTAACGCCGCACGCCTGATGGCGGACACACGTGCGGGCGCGGTCAAACTGGAAGGCGGGGTCGAAATGGCTGAAACCATCCGCTTTCTGGTGAAACGAGGCATCCCGGTGATGGCTCATATCGGACTGACGCCGCAATCGATCAACACGCTGGGCGGCTACAAGGTGCAGGGCCGTGACGAGCAGGCCGAAGCCGTCATGGCAGACGCCCGCGCCGTGACCGAGGCTGGCGCGTTCTCGGTCGTTCTGGAGAAAGTGCCCCAAGGTCTGGCGAACCAGATCACCGAAGAGATTGCGATCCCGACCATCGGCATCGGTGCATCTGCGGGCTGTGACGGGCAGATTTTGGTCGTGGACGACATGGTGGGCTTTTTCACCGCCTTCAAACCCAAATTCGTCAAACGCTATGCCGAGCTGGGTCCGCTGGCCGAAGCGGCCATTGCGGAATACGCCGCTGAAGTCCGCGCGCGGACCTTCCCGGCGGATGAACACGTCTTTGCCGATCAGGCTCCGGCCAGAGGACAAAAGACATGA
- the panC gene encoding pantoate--beta-alanine ligase: MTAPILRSLAELRAKTTTWHRNGETIGVVPTMGALHEGHLSLAQAAKQGCDRVIVTIFVNPKQFNNPEDLANYPRTEHEDAQKLAPYGVDAIYVPDPQEIYPEGFSTTVSVAGLTDVMEGPFRPGHFEGVATVVAKLFLQTQADRAYFGEKDYQQLLVVRRMARDLNIPIEVIGCPTVREPSGLAMSSRNLLLSPQGLKVAEQMNGVMQQVADDLAKGADFAKLAQDAKETLLKVGFSEVEYVDLRCAETLESLSSATQPARLFVTAWADGVRLIDNIPVNPA; this comes from the coding sequence ATGACCGCACCGATTCTGCGCTCTCTGGCCGAGCTGCGTGCCAAAACCACCACTTGGCATCGAAACGGTGAGACCATCGGCGTGGTTCCGACCATGGGTGCGCTGCACGAGGGGCATTTGTCACTGGCACAGGCGGCGAAACAGGGCTGCGACCGGGTGATCGTGACGATTTTTGTGAACCCCAAGCAGTTCAACAATCCCGAAGACCTGGCAAATTACCCCCGCACCGAGCATGAAGACGCCCAAAAGCTGGCCCCGTATGGTGTGGATGCGATCTATGTGCCGGACCCGCAGGAAATCTATCCGGAAGGGTTTTCGACGACGGTATCGGTCGCCGGTCTGACCGACGTGATGGAAGGCCCCTTCCGCCCCGGACATTTCGAAGGCGTGGCCACGGTGGTCGCCAAGCTGTTCCTGCAAACACAGGCGGATCGAGCCTATTTCGGGGAAAAAGACTATCAACAGCTGCTGGTTGTCCGCCGGATGGCGCGTGATCTGAATATCCCCATCGAGGTGATCGGCTGCCCGACCGTGCGTGAACCCTCGGGCCTGGCGATGTCGTCGCGCAATCTTCTTCTTTCCCCCCAAGGGTTGAAGGTCGCAGAACAAATGAACGGCGTCATGCAACAGGTGGCTGACGATCTGGCCAAGGGCGCAGACTTTGCCAAACTGGCGCAGGATGCAAAGGAAACCCTGCTGAAGGTCGGGTTTTCCGAAGTCGAGTATGTCGACCTGCGCTGTGCCGAGACACTGGAAAGCCTGTCCAGCGCCACCCAGCCCGCCCGCCTGTTCGTCACGGCCTGGGCCGACGGCGTCCGCCTGATCGACAATATCCCTGTCAACCCGGCCTGA
- the glpK gene encoding glycerol kinase GlpK, which yields MTHILAIDQGTTSSRAILFDAQMRPVGTAQQEFPQHFPQEGWVEHDPEDIWSSVLHVCREVMETTGISADQIAGIGITNQRETTVVWDKQTGKAIHNAIVWQDRRTADICARYKQAGCEDDVTAQTGLLLDPYFSGTKVKWLLDTVSGARARAEAGDLLFGTIDSFLIWRLTEGRVHATDATNAARTLLFDIHSGTWSAEICDLLDVPLNLLPEVKDCAADFGTTTLFGGDIPILGVAGDQQAATIGQACFQPGMMKSTYGTGCFALLNTGAQPVQSKNRLLTTIAYQLDGRRTYALEGSIFIAGAAVQWLRDALQIIDAAPQSGELAARADPNQHVVLVPAFTGLGAPYWKPDCRGALFGLTRNSGRAEIARATLESIAFQTRDLWHAMQGDWGADADVILRVDGGMAASDWTMQGLSNCLGAPVDRPVMQETTALGAAWLAGMKAGIYPDQAGFAETWALDRRFEPTQDQANRDAAYDRWQRAVQAAMAF from the coding sequence ATGACCCATATTCTGGCAATCGATCAAGGCACTACGTCTTCGCGCGCCATTCTGTTTGACGCGCAGATGCGGCCTGTCGGCACTGCCCAGCAGGAGTTTCCCCAGCACTTCCCGCAGGAAGGCTGGGTTGAACACGACCCCGAGGATATCTGGTCCAGCGTTCTGCATGTGTGCCGTGAGGTGATGGAAACCACCGGCATTTCAGCGGACCAGATTGCCGGTATCGGCATCACCAACCAGCGCGAAACGACGGTCGTCTGGGACAAACAGACCGGCAAGGCCATCCACAATGCCATCGTCTGGCAGGACCGCCGCACCGCCGATATCTGCGCCCGCTACAAACAGGCCGGGTGCGAGGATGACGTTACCGCTCAGACCGGTCTGCTGCTGGATCCCTATTTCTCGGGCACCAAGGTCAAATGGCTGCTGGATACCGTTTCGGGTGCCCGCGCGCGGGCAGAAGCCGGAGACCTGCTGTTCGGCACGATCGACAGTTTCCTGATCTGGCGGCTGACCGAAGGCCGTGTTCATGCAACCGATGCGACCAACGCCGCCCGTACCCTGCTGTTCGACATTCACTCAGGCACGTGGAGCGCCGAGATTTGCGACCTGCTGGACGTGCCCCTGAACCTTTTGCCCGAAGTAAAGGATTGCGCCGCGGATTTCGGAACCACCACTTTGTTCGGGGGCGACATTCCCATTCTGGGCGTTGCAGGCGACCAGCAAGCCGCCACCATCGGGCAGGCCTGTTTCCAGCCCGGTATGATGAAATCAACCTATGGCACGGGCTGCTTTGCGCTGCTGAACACAGGAGCACAGCCGGTTCAGTCGAAAAACCGCCTGCTGACGACGATCGCTTATCAACTGGACGGCCGGCGAACCTATGCGCTGGAAGGGTCGATCTTTATCGCGGGGGCCGCAGTGCAATGGCTGCGCGACGCGTTGCAGATCATCGATGCGGCGCCACAAAGCGGCGAACTGGCGGCTCGGGCTGATCCGAACCAGCATGTGGTGCTTGTGCCCGCCTTCACCGGCCTCGGGGCGCCTTATTGGAAACCTGACTGTCGCGGAGCGCTGTTCGGGCTGACGCGCAATTCCGGCCGGGCCGAGATCGCCCGCGCCACGCTGGAAAGCATCGCCTTCCAGACCCGCGACCTGTGGCACGCCATGCAGGGCGACTGGGGCGCCGATGCCGATGTCATCCTGCGCGTCGATGGCGGGATGGCCGCGTCTGACTGGACCATGCAAGGCCTGTCGAACTGTCTTGGCGCGCCTGTGGACCGCCCTGTCATGCAAGAGACGACAGCCCTGGGCGCCGCATGGCTGGCAGGCATGAAAGCCGGAATTTATCCGGATCAGGCCGGGTTTGCGGAAACATGGGCGCTGGATCGCCGGTTCGAGCCAACGCAGGACCAAGCCAACCGCGATGCGGCCTATGACCGTTGGCAACGCGCGGTACAGGCGGCGATGGCGTTCTAG
- the smpB gene encoding SsrA-binding protein SmpB → MAKQKTDPNYKVIAENRRARFDYAIEEDIECGIVLQGSEVKSLRAGGSNIAESYATVDDGELWLVNSYIAPYEQAKVFKHEERRRRKLLVSRKQMSDLWNATQRKGMTLVPLVLYFNHKGLAKIKIGIAKGKKTHDKRETQAKRDWSRQKQRLLKDHS, encoded by the coding sequence ATGGCCAAGCAGAAGACAGACCCGAATTACAAGGTAATCGCCGAAAACCGGCGCGCCCGCTTCGATTATGCAATCGAAGAGGACATCGAATGCGGTATCGTTCTGCAAGGGTCCGAAGTCAAATCCCTGCGCGCGGGTGGTTCCAACATTGCCGAAAGCTATGCCACCGTCGATGACGGCGAGCTGTGGCTGGTCAACAGCTATATCGCGCCATACGAGCAGGCCAAAGTGTTCAAGCATGAAGAGCGCCGCCGTCGCAAGTTGCTGGTGTCCCGCAAACAGATGTCCGATTTGTGGAATGCAACCCAGCGCAAGGGCATGACGCTGGTGCCGCTGGTTTTGTATTTCAACCACAAGGGTTTGGCCAAGATCAAGATCGGCATCGCCAAGGGTAAGAAAACCCATGACAAGCGCGAAACCCAGGCCAAGCGCGATTGGTCACGGCAGAAACAGCGTTTGTTGAAAGACCACAGCTAG